AAGAAGACGGGGGAAATGAAAGGAAAAAAGTAATATGCCAGCATCGCATTCGCATTAAAGAAAGGCCTCCATCACCGGCCTCCCCCAATGAGCAGTGACGGAAAAAAAGGGGGAGGAAAAGTTTTACCTGCTCTGCTCCACTCTTCATAACGTTGACTGCACTCTCCGTTTCCTCCCGTCCCCCCATTCCGCCCCCAATCCACCCCATCCCGCCCATGTTCATCCCAGTTCCCCATAATTTACGGGGCGGATAGAATAATCCTCCGTCCTCCGTCCTCAGATCTCATCTCTGCATATCTAGGAAGCATTGAGGCGGGTGGTGGTTGTGGAGGAGTCGAGTCGGCTCATCCGTTTGTTCTTGTTCTAGGTTTGGGTTGGTTTGTTGACATGGAGAGCTACCTCAACGACAATTTTGGGGGCGTCAAGTCGAAGAACTCGTCGGAGGACGCGCTCCGGCGATGGCGGAAGCTCTGCAGCGTCGTCAAGAACCCCAAGCGCCGCTTCCGCTTCACCGCCAACCTCTCCAAGCGCTCCGAGGCCGAGGCCATGAAGAAAACCAACCAGGTCCCTCTTCCTCCCCACCTCACTCGACGTTTTTCTTCTTTGGATCTGGCCTGCTGTTTCTTGATCTCTTCTTTTTGCGAGGGTTTTACTTAGCGGGGTGGAGTTTAGGGTTCCGGGACATATTATATATTTTGGTTCATGAAGTCAAACTTGGCTTGTGATGTCAACCAGGCTAAGTAGCGTAAGCAACAAGGAAATAGGATATGAGAAATTTCTTTGTTGATCAGATCAAAGGAACTATATTTGAGTTTGAATGCGTGGTTTTGCCACAAGCGAAGCTGGATAATCGGCACATCAGCTCCAATCATACAAGCTGAACATTAGAAATGCAATATATGTTGACTGGTCCTGATTCAAGTTTTGAGGATCCTTTCTGGTTCTTGATCTCGCACTAAATTTGCCAGCTCGATGCTCCCACAGCATCACAATGCGATGAAACGAGGAGTTcgttttttccttttaatttacTTGTTGCATCATTCACATCTATATCACAAAGGAGATATGAGTACGTGCCACATCTGCGTGGTCTGACAGATTGTGTGATGCCGCCAGCAAAGTGATGATTTAATACAAATTTTACATCCCGTAATCGAGCCAATTTTATTGCAACTTTGTGATAATGGAACTAACCAGAGAAAATAATTAGTTCTAatagtcaaaattttaaatttcatgttGACTTAATATCATGCATGCGTGTTATCCAGATGAGAGACATATGCCGCCATCTAAACATGACCTGAAACTTCAAGGACAAAAACAAATCGGAGGGACATTCAAAATCATAGGCTAATCATAGATTGTTAATTTGCTTCTCTGGTGCTTCAATTTTTTGTTttccattttttaaaattatgtcattttatttgtttacatTTCCTTTGAATATTGGGAACTAGTCTTTTCTTCTCATTAACCTATTCTTTAATTCACATGTATCTAAAATTTCAAGCCTCTGTGAACTCCGGCTTATCCAGTCTTTCTTATGTGTGTACATGTTTGAGTAATTTCATGGTAAATTCTCACCATGTATGCCATTTAGTTTGACAATGCTTTCCTCATGCTGTTCGATAGCTCGTGGTACTTATGGACCTCTCTGTACTCAGATTTGATTCCTAAACATTGCCACTCTATCCTTTAGCGAGAAACAACTCACAGATATTTTTTGTAGATCATCCTTGCTTTGTTGCAGATTTGACGACTGtacttgcatttattttgagtaaAAATTTTGTTATGAATTGTGGTTTCTGTAAAATTTACTAAGGATGCTTCTAACCCCTTCtatcttttctttctgatctttTGGAGGGATTACTCGATACAACTTTTTCCTGAATTTATCAATTCATTTTAATGATCAAAAGTAGGTTCCTCAATCATTTGACAAGTGCCACCGAGGTACTTCATTTGTTCTCATCCCTTCGTTTCAAAAACTGCTTTGATGGTGTCTCCCAGTAGATGTGATTAATGGTGATCCTTGACCTGCTTGTAATCACAATCTGTTCTTGAGAATCTTATTAAATGTATGTCGTTTCATCATTAGTAATACTTAATAGGTTTAGAGATCTTAATACTCTGCTACACTCCATTCATATAGCTTGTCTGACAACCTTGCATCAGCCATCAAATTAACTCGCTGCATTTGACAGGAGAAATTGCGGATTGCTGTTTTGGTTTCAAAAGCTGCACTACAGTTTATACAGGGTACTTTTGTAATTTCTTGTCATTCTAGCCCGTATGGATCTCTTTAGCAAGTTTGTTGATTTTACCGACATGTCACATCTGTTAAAAAATTGTAATTCCAAAATGTATTTCAGGAATCACATTACATAGTGAATATGTCGTACCTGATGTGGTCAAGGCAGCAGGTTTTCAGATTGGTGCTGATGAGTTGGGATCTATTGTCGAAGGCCATGATGTGAAGAAGTTGAAAATGCATGGTGGCGTGGACGGCATTGGAAATAAGCTTTCCACATCTACGACTAATGGACTGACTACCACCGAGGATAGGTTAAAGAGGAGGCAAGAGATTTATGGTATAAATAAGTTCACTGAAAGCAAGGTCCGGAGTTTTTGGGTATTTGTATGGGAAGCACTTCAAGACACTACATTGATAATTCTCGCGGCTTGTGCCTTCATATCTCTAGTTGTTGGCATTGCCATGGAAGGATGGCCAAAAGGTGCGCATGATGGCCTTGGAATTGTCGCAAGCATCCTGTTAGTTGTGTTTGTCACTGCAACGAGCGACTACAGGCAGTCTTTACAATTCAAAGATTTGGATaaggagaaaaagaagatttCTATACAAGTGACACGAGATGGATTCAGAcagaagatttctatttatgatcttGTTCCTGGTGATATCGTGCATTTATCAATTGGGGATCAAGTCCCTGCTGATGGGCTTTTTATATCTGGATATTCCTTATTGATCAATGAATCAAGTCTGACGGGTGAGAGCGAACCTGTTTGTGTAAATGCAGAATACCCTTTTCTTCTGTCTGGGACTAAAGTCCAGGATGGATATTGTAAAATGTTGGTAACGACCGTTGGCATGAGAACACAATGGGGTAAGCTGCTTGCTACACTCAGTGAAGGAGGAGATGATGAAACTCCATTACAGGTCAAACTGAATGGAGTTGCAACTATCATTGGAAAAATTGGTTTGTTTTTTGCAGTAATAACATTTGCAGTGCTGGCTCAAAGCCTTGTTAGTCGGAAATATCACGACGGCCTGCTATTGAGCTGGTCAGGCGATGATGCACTGGAGATGTTGGAATTTTTTGCTATTGCAGTCACAATTGTTGTGGTTGCAGTTCCAGAAGGGTTTCCCTTAGCTGTGACGTTGAGCCTTGCTTTTGCAATGAAGAAGATGATGAATGATAAGGCACTAGTCCGCCACCTTGCAGCTTGTGAAACTATGGGCTCAGCGACAACAATTTGTAGTGACAAAACTGGAACGCTGACAACCAATCATATGACTGTTGTAAAAGCTTGTATCTGCAGAAATGTCGTGGAAGTAAATAGTTGTGAGAAAGTTGATGACTTAAGCTCCTATGTCCCAGATTCTGCACGTAAAACTCTTTTACAATCCATTTTTAATAACACAGGTGGTGAGGTGGTGACCAACCAGGATGGAAAGCTTGAAATCTTGGGAACACCAACGGAGACTGCCTTGTTGGAACTGGGTTTATCACTGGGTGGGGATTTTCAGGCACAACGTCAGGAAACTAAGCTTGTTAAAGTTGAGCCCTTTAATTCCATAAAGAAGAGAATGGGGGTGGTGCTCCAACTTTCTGAAGGAGGATACCGTGCACACTGTAAAGGTGCTTCTGAGATAATTTTGGGCGCTTGCGACAATTATGTAGATCCCTCAGGTAATGTCGTGCCTCTTGATGAAGCAGCTCTGAATCTTCTTaagagcacaattgatagttttgcTGGTGAAGCTCTTCGGACTCTGTGCCTTGCATATAAGGAAATTGGCGACAATTTCTCTGCTGAGGATAAAATTTCATTCGAAGGATATACATGTATTGGAATTGTAGGAATCAAGGATCCTGTCCGTCCGGGTGTCAAGGAGTCTGTTGCAACTTGTAGGGCTGCAGGAATTACTGTGAGAATGGTTACAGGAGACAACATAAATACAGCAAAAGCAATTGCTAGGGAATGTGGTATTCTCACTGATGAGGGTGTAGCTATAGAAGGTCCAGAGTTCCGTGAGAAGAATCTGGAAGAATTGATGGAACTTATTCCAAAAATTCAGGTTGCTCTCGTGAtacttttgatatatctcttgttgacAGTTAAATAAAGCTTGGATCTCATCAACTTGTTCATTTTTAATTTGCTAGGTAATGGCCAGATCTTCACCATTAGATAAGCATACCTTAGTAAAACACTTGCGGACCATGTTCAATGAAGTTGTTGCTGTGACTGGTGATGGCACAAATGATGCTCCTGCACTTCACGAGGCAGATATTGGACTTGCAATGGGCATTGCAGGAACTGAGGTAATTCTCAAATGGTTTTTCTGGAAACCTGATTTATTTAAAGCattatgaaacaaaaaaaaagtattatcCACCAGTGATTACCTTACCTGTCAAAGTATAGATTTCCAGTTGATATATGGAAGTAATCAGTTTTTAAAGTTCAAGAACATTCATTATTCCAAACATGGGTGTTTTAGTGCACAATGTTTTATTTGCACTGAAGCCCTTGTTTTGTGGATTAAGGATGTAAATTTATGTTGGAAACGTTCCACCTCGATAGTGTTCATCAACACCTCACTGAATCTGACACACCCAATGAGTCAGCAGGTTAAGTAATTGTTTCATAATCTAACAGTAGTAAGTGGGAAGACTTCCAGGGCTTGTGTACCCAGTTTGATGGTAGTTACCTATACGAGATTAACAGTCTAATTTATACTcggtttttatttataaaaactgGGCTCTTGTGTACCCAGTTTGTTTTGCATGGCTCGTAGGCTTGTCAAACTATACTAGTTTGCATCACTGATGCTGCTAAATGTTGGCCATAATTTCATGTTAGCTCACTTTGAAAAATAACAAATGTGTGGCGATTATTTTGCTGCATCGGCCTAGCTTACAAAATGTAGCTTTACATGCTAAATTGCACTTCTTACATTTTTATCTAAATCTTTCTCAGCATTTGCATGTAGAtagaattttgattatgcataagATACAAAATCTGTACACTTTAAAGTAACATTTTGTTTTTCTTGGCACTGTGCTGATCATTAAGAGAGAAACCACCAATGACTACATTATCAAGGAATTTGTCTAGCTGAAATTGTACGTATTTACTCATATAACTATTATCAAATGGATCCCATTGAGCTATCAATATTTTTGTAACTGACTAGCAGATTAATATCATGTTCATTTGGCACCCGAAGTTATATTTTCCACTTACTATGTTACATCATGCAGGTAGCTAAAGAAAGTGCTGATGTCATAATTCTAGATGACAATTTCTCGACAATTGTGACTGTGGCAAAATGGGGACGTTCTATATACATTAACATTCAAAAGTTTGTACAGTTTCAGCTTACGGTTAATGTGGTCGCTCTAGTTGTTAATTTCTCCTCAGCCTGCTGGTCAGGTTAAGCATATTTAACTTGCTTTCTGGGCCAAATTTACTTTTccagttttattttttatttttaatttttagtatcatttcctCTTACTTTGCCCTTCTTTTGCTCTAGGAAATGCTCCACTTACTGCTGTTCAGCTACTTTGGGTGAACATGATTATGGACACCTTAGGAGCATTAGCATTAGCCACTGAACCACCACGTGATGACTTGATGCAAAGAGCACCAGTTGGAAGGACTGGGAAATTTATCAACAACACAATGTGGAGAAATATCCTGGGACAATCAATATACCAATTCATCACAATATGGTATCTCCAGACACAGGGAAAACGGTTATTGCAGCTTGATGGCCCTGACACCGATCTTACTCTTAACACTATCACATTCAATTCGTTTGTTTTCTGTCAGGTAATTCACTAGATTCTAGAATTTTATTTTCGAAACATATGTTGTTTCAGGATTCGTTAGTGTTGTTCCTACTAGAAGAAACTACTAGATATATGTGTGAACTTTTTTGAGAAAGAACTAACctttacatttaaaaaaaaaaaaagaaatcaatgGATAATTCATCAGTGACTTGGTTTAGACTGACGTAAGAATGCCATTTAACTAGGATTTCTTGTTGATTTGCACAATAAATGAGAAGAATGGTGCAAATTTGTGAACAGCACAACTGTAATTATTGGATCTTAGATCTTCCAGATAACGTGCACACTATATGTTTAGACACAGGATTACTTAATTTTAAATACAACCCACGAaagattaaaattattattcacatatcattccaatcattcttgTACATCTTACAGCCTTATCCCTTTTACTCGATAGCCACTGTTATAACACTTTACACTTGTAAAATATCTTTCTAAAACCTAGCATATTGAACAATTTTTAACATCTTTGTTGTCTCAGAATTAGTAGTTTGTTTAGCAAGTTGCTCCTGTACTATCCAGAGCATGTGTTTTATACTTAATGAATTGTCTTATGCAGGTGTTCAATGAGATAAGCTCTAGAGAGATGGAGAAGATAAATGTATTCCGGGGCATCTTGCAGAACTACGTCTTTCTGGCCGTTCTCATCAGCACCATCGTCTTTCAATTTATAATTGTCCAATTTCTTGGGGACTTTGCAAACACGATACCACTTACAATGTCACAGTGGTTTGTAACTGTTTTCCTTGGGTTCTTAGGAATGCCCATTGCTGCAGTCGTCAAGTTATTACCAGTAGGGTCTATTTAAGGATCATGCAGCAGAGGTCAGGTAAACATGCCTAAATTGCTTTTTGCTGTTTTTCCAAGTTGCTTCTTTTTGATTCCCACATGGAAAGATCTACAGCATCAGTTTCTTGGTTTCTATGACCGGAAGCTACAAGTGGAAGTAAAGCCCCTTGACAACACTTCCATTCTTGGATTTTTCTTTGTTGTGGCACATTGTTAAAGATTTTGTTCGAAACTCTTTTATCAGAAAGAGGAAGAT
The DNA window shown above is from Musa acuminata AAA Group cultivar baxijiao chromosome BXJ2-4, Cavendish_Baxijiao_AAA, whole genome shotgun sequence and carries:
- the LOC135611319 gene encoding calcium-transporting ATPase 10, plasma membrane-type-like gives rise to the protein MESYLNDNFGGVKSKNSSEDALRRWRKLCSVVKNPKRRFRFTANLSKRSEAEAMKKTNQEKLRIAVLVSKAALQFIQGITLHSEYVVPDVVKAAGFQIGADELGSIVEGHDVKKLKMHGGVDGIGNKLSTSTTNGLTTTEDRLKRRQEIYGINKFTESKVRSFWVFVWEALQDTTLIILAACAFISLVVGIAMEGWPKGAHDGLGIVASILLVVFVTATSDYRQSLQFKDLDKEKKKISIQVTRDGFRQKISIYDLVPGDIVHLSIGDQVPADGLFISGYSLLINESSLTGESEPVCVNAEYPFLLSGTKVQDGYCKMLVTTVGMRTQWGKLLATLSEGGDDETPLQVKLNGVATIIGKIGLFFAVITFAVLAQSLVSRKYHDGLLLSWSGDDALEMLEFFAIAVTIVVVAVPEGFPLAVTLSLAFAMKKMMNDKALVRHLAACETMGSATTICSDKTGTLTTNHMTVVKACICRNVVEVNSCEKVDDLSSYVPDSARKTLLQSIFNNTGGEVVTNQDGKLEILGTPTETALLELGLSLGGDFQAQRQETKLVKVEPFNSIKKRMGVVLQLSEGGYRAHCKGASEIILGACDNYVDPSGNVVPLDEAALNLLKSTIDSFAGEALRTLCLAYKEIGDNFSAEDKISFEGYTCIGIVGIKDPVRPGVKESVATCRAAGITVRMVTGDNINTAKAIARECGILTDEGVAIEGPEFREKNLEELMELIPKIQVMARSSPLDKHTLVKHLRTMFNEVVAVTGDGTNDAPALHEADIGLAMGIAGTEVAKESADVIILDDNFSTIVTVAKWGRSIYINIQKFVQFQLTVNVVALVVNFSSACWSGNAPLTAVQLLWVNMIMDTLGALALATEPPRDDLMQRAPVGRTGKFINNTMWRNILGQSIYQFITIWYLQTQGKRLLQLDGPDTDLTLNTITFNSFVFCQVFNEISSREMEKINVFRGILQNYVFLAVLISTIVFQFIIVQFLGDFANTIPLTMSQWFVTVFLGFLGMPIAAVVKLLPVGSI